The Pirellulales bacterium sequence TCCGAGATAATGACCTCCCTCGGCTCGCAGCGCCGGCATGCGGAGCACGACCTCCACTGTCCAATATGCGCCATCCCGCCGCGAGCGGCGGGGCTAACGGAGCCGCCTTCCGACCTCGACTTCCAACCCCGACCTCCGACTCCCGTGCTCACCGTCCTCATCCCTGCCAAGAACGAGCGGCTGAATATCCGCCCCTGCATCGAGTCGGCTAGGTCGATCGCCGACGAGATTCTCGTGGCCGATTCCGGCTCGACCGACGGCACTTTGGAGATCGCGCGGCAACTGGGCTGCCGGACCGTCGAGCGCGAATTGGTCGATTTCTCCGATTTCAAGAACTGGGCCATCCCGCAAGCGAAGTATCCGTGGGTGCTGGTACTTGATGCCGACGAACGCGTG is a genomic window containing:
- a CDS encoding glycosyltransferase — its product is MLTVLIPAKNERLNIRPCIESARSIADEILVADSGSTDGTLEIARQLGCRTVERELVDFSDFKNWAIPQAKYPWVLVLDADERV